One genomic segment of Amycolatopsis sp. WQ 127309 includes these proteins:
- a CDS encoding beta-ketoacyl-[acyl-carrier-protein] synthase family protein: MLTSDRALCVTGAAWHTSLGAGLDEVWTGLLAGRSGLRVVPGANVLRSFVAGLLPGGPAPGSPRERHVELATATAEAALRDAGLRAEAADPVLVLGTSLGPHIDDADPGSLHDWVAEAGKRLGLSRPPVSLSTACSSGSDAIAVAGELLAAGYADVVVAGGVDLLTKGKRLGHSLLGTLSPSTHRAFDADRSGMLPGDGAGCVVLERLESARRRGARPLGFLRGWGSTNDAAGMTAPKPDGEAAARAVRRSVEAAGLSLADVAVVNAHGTATVLNDEAEATCLSGLFGDLPRPPVVFATKGALGHSLGATGVVEAITLLLALRDRTVPPVLGLTRPMPELRLPVARDVPHAVEGDFGISLTLGFGGFNTCVLFERGDDADA; the protein is encoded by the coding sequence GTGCTGACGTCGGACCGGGCGCTCTGCGTCACCGGGGCCGCCTGGCACACCTCGCTCGGCGCCGGTCTGGACGAGGTGTGGACCGGCCTGCTCGCCGGGCGGTCCGGCCTGCGGGTGGTGCCCGGCGCGAACGTGCTGCGCAGCTTCGTCGCCGGCCTGCTGCCGGGCGGGCCGGCGCCGGGGAGCCCGCGGGAGCGGCACGTCGAGCTCGCCACGGCCACGGCCGAAGCCGCGTTGCGCGACGCCGGGCTGCGTGCCGAGGCCGCCGACCCGGTGCTGGTCCTGGGCACCAGCCTGGGGCCGCACATCGACGACGCGGACCCCGGCTCGCTGCACGACTGGGTCGCCGAGGCCGGCAAGCGGCTGGGGCTGAGCCGGCCGCCGGTGTCGCTGTCCACGGCGTGCTCGTCGGGGTCCGACGCGATCGCCGTCGCGGGCGAGCTGCTGGCGGCCGGGTACGCCGACGTCGTCGTCGCCGGGGGCGTCGACCTGCTGACCAAGGGCAAGCGGCTCGGGCATTCGCTGCTCGGCACGCTGTCCCCCTCGACGCACCGCGCGTTCGACGCCGACCGGTCCGGGATGCTGCCCGGCGACGGCGCGGGCTGCGTCGTCCTCGAACGGCTGGAGTCCGCGCGGCGCCGCGGCGCCCGCCCGCTCGGGTTCCTGCGCGGCTGGGGTTCCACCAACGACGCGGCCGGCATGACCGCGCCGAAACCCGACGGCGAGGCCGCCGCGCGGGCCGTCCGCCGGTCCGTCGAAGCCGCCGGGCTGAGCCTGGCCGACGTCGCCGTGGTCAACGCCCACGGCACCGCGACGGTCTTGAACGACGAGGCCGAGGCCACCTGCCTGTCCGGGCTGTTCGGCGACCTGCCGCGGCCGCCGGTGGTGTTCGCGACGAAGGGCGCGCTGGGGCACTCGCTGGGCGCGACCGGCGTCGTCGAGGCCATCACGCTGCTGCTGGCCCTGCGCGACCGGACCGTCCCGCCGGTCCTCGGCCTGACCCGGCCGATGCCGGAGCTGCGGCTGCCGGTCGCCCGGGACGTCCCGCACGCGGTCGAGGGCGACTTCGGGATCAGCCTGACCCTCGGGTTCGGCGGGTTCAACACCTGCGTGCTGTTCGAACGGGGGGACGACGCCGATGCCTGA